The sequence below is a genomic window from Salminus brasiliensis chromosome 6, fSalBra1.hap2, whole genome shotgun sequence.
ATTAAGGCCTTGGTAAAAGTGATCTGAGAGGTCAGatctcttggggtgcccaaacttttgcacagtgctcctttccttttttatgtCTTTTGGAGATCGGTTTATCTTCTACTCACTAAACTGGGCCACCTAACCATGTGCAGACCCAGCTCCGAGTCAGAGTGTCTTTCTCTGTAGGCCCCCAGCTGTGGGGTCACTTAGGTCGCTGGTAAAAGGAGGAGATTCTCTCATCCTCCGTTTCTGCTTTACATAACTGCGCCATCTAATATGAAACATGCCATCCCTCTGCCGGGTCCCCGGAGAGCGCGGCTCCAGTGTTCAGGGGTTATATTTAAACTGTTAGAAGGACCACTAGCAGGGCTGCAGCAGAGCACCCAGCAAAAACCCAAGTCACCTTCTTCAATAATGCAGGAACACACATGTGACTGGCACATGGCCATGCATATTGAAGCAGATGGGCTCACCAggaagcaacacacacactcacaagcaCATTCACTCACTTCTAAGAACCCCCCCGGGAGTTCATGATGGACAGTAGGTGGGTTTGCCTGGTGTGTCTCCATCCCCAGGTTAAAGTATCTGCCCTGAGGCTGTGACACTGAAGTGGCTGTTCTTCACCCACGGAAGAGCCACTGAAGGGCTTCATTTGATTAGGTTTTAATGCCTGACTGACAAACAGCAGTTTTCTGTGCGATGAGAAGCCAAGGAAATGTTTCAGAGCTTGTTGAGACGCAGCCCAACACGCATTACATAACATATCGTGCAAAAATGACACTTATCAAAGGGGGCTTTTTTATTACGCACGTCTCAGCTGGCTGCTATTCTCGCACTTGGGCTATTCGTGGAACAGTCTTGAATTCTTTATCTGATGATAAAATGTGATGAACGTCTTTCAATAATGTGCAGTGGAGAAAATTCTTCTGCGCTTCTTGACACTTTGTCGCCCCCTACTGTCCAGAAGAGTAATAGACAACAGGAAGAGCAGGACACAGAGTTGGTCTGCTGCCAAAATCTTTATGCTATCATAACAAAATACTTCCTATctattctatcagctccactgaccatgcAGGCGCACTGTGTAggtctcctttcaccctgttcttcaatggtcaggaccccacaggcctgaccaccacagagcaggtaggtagtatttgGATGGTGGGCAATTCTCAGCACTGCTTGACTGAGAATAATCCACCCACTAGAAATATCCAGCcgacagcgtcctgtgggcagccgcgtcctgtgggcagcagcgtcctgtgagcgCTGATAAAGGCCTGGAGGACGACCAACACAAGCTGTACAGCAGAAGATCAGAGAGCTTCTGCCTCTGACATTTCCTCTACAAGGTGGCCCAGTGAGgcaggagtgtctaatagagtgcacacagtcacagtgtttaaaccctccagcagcactgctgtgtctgatccactccactgtaccaccaccaccaggtcagtcagtgtccctgcagtgctgtgaatgacccaccacccaaataccacctacctgctctgtggtggtcagtcctgtgaggttctgtccattggagaacaaacagggtgaaaggaggctgataagAGAGCCTGCAGGGAAGCAGATGGAGACTGATCAGTGGACAGTggatggtcagtggagctgatatatcGGACAGTGAGGGTAGAAGTAAGGAGGTGGTGTTGATGAAGTGGCCGGTCGGTGTAATGTCTCTTAATAATCCACAAATAATTTGATATAATTATGGGATTGAATCGGTATTAAAGTGCCTGTGCCTTTAAACTTGCGCTTTAATATGACGTCACGCGGAGCTGCATGTGTAGGCACACGTGTAGCTGTGGCTGCTGCTAACCGGCTAAGCTAGCGCTGCAGAGGGAGGGTTTCTCTTATGTGTAGCAGTTTAGATCGACTTGGGCTCATGGAAAAGAGAGCTGTGTgactgtagatgaaggtaaaaCTCGTGTCTTCTGTTTATAGGAGTGTGTTTGAGCTGAGGTCTTTCTTATAGCCTCGAATAGCTGAACAGACTTAGCCAGCTGCCATCGAGTCCCCAGGTAAACAGGTTACACACAGCACCTGACTTTCTCCTTAAATCTCTGCATTCTGCCGATTCAGGACTAACAGATAGAAAAGGCTGAGCCAGCAATAATGACATGTTGATGTTATTGTGTTAAAATAGGTAGGTGAGGTGTGTGGAGCTCCAGGCAGCCTCTAAATCTGCTAAGCTAGCAGCCAGAAAAGAGCGTCTACAGGCTATCTACAGATTTCCACACGGGCCTGTGTGCTTTTCCCTTTTATTTTAATGCAGCAAGTGATGGAGTAATAAAGGCTGGTGTGATCAGTTCATCGAAAAAGAGGTAGGTTTCGAAAAAACACGTGGAGGTCCCTggactgtgctgtgtgtgtgtgtgtgtgtgtgtgtgagagagatctGGGACGTTAGTTAAAACAGGGACAGTTTGATAATTCATGCTGAAgtaaaaagtacaaaagtacTAGATACAGAAAAAAGTACTAAATACAGAAAAGAACAACCTGGAAATAAAGCAAATACTGTATTTTACTGAAACTGGGGACTTAAGGCAGAATGGGGTGATCATGTTGGAGGTATGGAGTTTTGCACTGGAACCACAAAGCTGATGTAGACTCTactgagagaggagggggggctTACATATTATGTACTGTAtaattgtttgtttatatatatatatatatatatatatatatatatatatatatatatatatatttgtattgcCTGTAATGTTAAATCAAGCTACTAAACAGtgattaatgtttattattattctaataataataaaaaaacaatagtggcagtagtaataataataataatgttctctgtagaggatgtgatTTATTTACACATAGCAAAAAAGCATGTTATTTAAAgcatgtatattatatatatatatatatatatatatatatatatatatatatatatatatatatgcatacacaCCCCCTGTCAAACTGCGGATGCATATTATGTTCCAACAGTTCCTCTACTAATGTAGCCGAGTAAAAACATAATGTTTGTTTTAGACAAACATGTCctattaataaaaattaaagacatttttgcCTAAAACAAACACGTTTTATGTGAGGCTACTAGGCTAcattaataatgttatttttatgttataatatattattatatgattGACATTATATAATTTGACATGTCAAATTAAGCACATTTCTTATGGAATCTGTGAAAATGAttcaatgtaaaggtttttgTTGTTTAGACAAAATATCCTGTTATGTATTTTGGCAGTATGTTAAAGTATATAatgttaattatataataataaaataatatatatatataaataatttgtgTATGTAATATACTTGCCCTGGTCATAAAATATGTAGTTCCACCAGTGACTTTACCTCCATCCTAAATGAGATTTAACGGTCTTTCCTGACTTTAAACATGTTGGCAGTTTTTGGTGATGCTCTGATTATTTCCCACTCGTCAGTCTGCAGTCAGTCTAGTCCCAAGAGACTCAGCAAGGTACCCATATATTCCAGGGTCTTGGAAAATCTGTGTTTACCTGCACTACCAGCAATTAGCCTTAAAGCCTGTGTGTTTGACAGTGTGATCTTTAATGTGAGTAATTGACTGTGCTGCTCCTCTCCCCCTCTACAGCCATGGCAGACAGAGAAGGAAGCATTGTGGACATGGAGGAAGGCATAAATGACAGGGTTGAAGATGAGGAATTGactgaagaagaagaggatAGCCTTGAACAGAAGGAGGTGAAAGGTTCTAACCCAGAGAATGGTGGTGatgacaatgatgatgatgatgatgatgaagatgaagaaaaacTAGATAATGATAGCAAGGGCAAGACTGTCAAAGGCAAGGAGAAGAAATGTGTCCCAGGCATTGTGTACTTGGGCCACATCCCCCCAAGACTGAGGCCCAAGCACGTGAGGAACATGCTGGCTGTGTACGGCGAGATCGGGAGGATCTTCCTCCAGTCTGAAGGTAAGAGGtcggggggggtgttgggggagTGGTTCTAACTAGGAACAGAGCTCCTCTCATAATAAAGTAACACTAGTAGAATCATATTCCCTCATCATTTCAGTGGTAATGTAGATTAAAGGTTTTCTTGGTTGTTTACCTTGATTTCTTAGTGTAATCAAAACACCAGAAGAAAGTTGGTTATTGTTGtgatattaaagcagcattatggaaaGTTGGCATTTCTAGCTTCTGGACTCCCTCTACAGTCAGAAAGTAGAATTGGCACTTTGAGACTAAAGTGGCGTGCTTTTTCTGTGtctttctggacaagctgagggatacAGAACTGTCCCGGAAAGTTAAAGGAGCATATGGACTgagagttatttatatatattttatttactatcatatataataaaaatcctGCCCCCTtctccagagttacatagtgcagttagcagcatactgagcctggagtagcaacaatagCATCACTACTCTCCTTAttacatgattttaaagctgctattttaagacaaaaaatattacatattgttgctttaagcGTTAATTTGTCCTATAGAGATTCGGGACAAGTTcagtgcattgttttttttttttgtttttttttatttcaggtaTTTTGGGTGCGccaaatgtttaattaaaatatttattcataATCCAGCCAGTTCTGCATGTCCTGAGACTTTAATGAGACTCTTCTTTCCTAGATCACTCTataaagaggaggaagaggaaagcAGGCAGCAATGGGAAGAATTTCGTGGAGGGCTGGGTGGAGTTCAGAGACAAGCGTGTCGCTAAGAGAGTGGCAGCCAGTCTGCACAACACACCCATGACCAACCGCAAAAGGAGCCAGTTCATCAGTGACCTGTGGTCCATCAAAGTATGTACCGCCCACAAGGCTCTTAACTCTTTATTTGTTATTCGGCTACTGCTGTGGGTTCCAGCTCGCGACTAACTGTGGTTATTCCCCTGTCATTCTTGCTGCAGTATCTGCACAGGTTCCAGTGGTGCCACCTGAGCGAGAGGCTGGCGTACGAGCAGACGGTCTATCACCAGCGCATGAGGACAGAGATCTCGCAAGCCAAGCGCGAGACGAACTTCTACCTGGCCAGCGTGGAGAAGAGCCAGACTCTGGACAGACTGaggaagaagaaacaaaagaagGGACAGGCCATGAACGAGAAGAACTGGGACTTCACGCAGCGGCAAACGGAGGATGAAATGAGGCTGGACCGGATGAAGAAGAAAGCCCTGTCCAAAAAGAGCCTCCAGAAAGCTCAGGAGAAGAGCAAAGCCATCCAGGAGAAAGCCCAGTCCAATGTTTCGCTGCTGGCTAAGATCTTCAGCAGTGGAAGATCTCAGGAGTGAAGGATCTCTGGTTGTTCTGGACGATGTTAAGTTATATCGGTACACAGACCTGGATTCATAGCTGAGATTCGGTGGGCTTGTACTTCATGCAAGTAAGGGAACTTCCAAGACTTTCAgcaaaagacttttttttttttatacattgcGGAATAATCCAGGACACTGGATTTATAGACGAGATATATTTGAAGATTAAGTCATTTCTTCCCTACAAACTGGAATTGCTGCTCTGGTGTAAAAGAGAACAGTAGCTCTAATGTATTTTGCTGTATTCTCCATTAAATTGGTTCTTTTTAAGAGCCATGATGCAACACACCCATCAATgtatatgaattaatttcttgTCTCCAGTTACAGAGCCTTAAAATGGTTATTCAAGGGTTCttatagtggttggtgtggcgcaacagataacaccactacttgccactgagctaccacaccatgtgggagactggggttcgattcctggtctgggtgactgtgctgcgctacaccaataagagtctttgggcaagactcctaacactacattggccctcctctgtaatatgagtaaccatgtaagtcgctctggataagagcgtcagctaaatgccgtaaatgtagtCCATATAGAACCaagagatgtttgtggacaccccttctaaagaatgcattcagctattatAAGTTGCACCTAtcgctgacatagatgtgcaaatgtacacacacacacacacacacacacacagtgtgtctagtccctgtcaaGAAGAAGTATTGAAGaattgctaatagaataggactctctggaacagataaacagcaggaatcttttggcaccatgctgcctaatgccaggcgtgggctagaggggtataaagacccccagcgaagaattgtgttctctggaatgatggtggtggtgctccgcccagtagttttgggatgagttggggatggtgatcatccaatattctgacctcattaacgcttttgtcgctgaatgcaatcaaatcctcacagcaatgctcctccaaaaactAGTGGAAAGCTGTCTTTTGTagtagtagagacagttacttttagaaaagcaggaaaaacctttttttttctttttttttattaatacccttgataccTTTGTCCATTTAGGGCAGGTTTCCCAGACAAGGATTAGGCCAAGTCCCGAATTCTTCAATAAAAGGGaaatgtagtccaggactaggcttaatatCTGTTTGGCAAACCTACCCATAGTGTATAAGGTTGAGCTCTCTCCTCCATGCCATGGCTGATACTGTACTCAGACCCCAGACCCCAGTATCCCTGTAaatgccagaaaaaaaaaatctgcttatctgctcagtaaaacactgatattattataaacactaatattaacactcctacagaaagtggtggaggttctcaatcactgtgttcatcattagaacatctccaaagttctcctctctcatggagtctagtattatttagagttctcctcagatcaacacctggtttggtggtaaatcagggcttaatgatggtaaatcaggtgagctgctgctgctgctgctgatgctgatgggagttgaacacatcctccacgctgtgctggctggactggactgggggcgtccaggagaaacctggaggaactgaactctgttcttcagactagctcaccgacaagtaTTTGTATGATGGCAACAAAAGGCACATGAAGGAAATTTAAGAGCCCAACAACAAATTAGCAAACCCATGTATCGACCCCACAACCCTATGAGTCATCATGCAGGACTCACCTCCTTAAAATACCACTCTGAGTATTTTCAGTCAAAACAGATTTTTTGCTCATAATACACAGAATTACTAAAGTTATCAACGAATAGCTTTCAACAGACTGTGATGTTCGTTAGTTTACTTGTTGGGTATGATGGTATTTGTTGGTATAAAACATTTCCAGACCAGTTCTTAAACTGATTTTATTTGATAGGATTGGTAATGGAAATTTTACATAACAtttggtatcactttacttggacgGTCTACTAGAGATGCTCACCTGATATTCAACCAACGTTAATATGTATTGAATACATCTGAACtttaagttgaatgtaaatgattgtctattaaatgtaactctgcaccctaatcttaaccctagccttaaccttaactttgggttagggttagatttaaggtttagggttaaggttaaggttagggtgcaTTTAGGGTTAAGGTGTATTCAAGGTTAGGGTtgcggttagggttagggttgataAGGTTTAGGTatgggttaggatttagggttgatttaaggtttaggtaaaggttggggtttagggttgatttaagggttagggttaaggttggagtttagggttgatttaagggttagggttaaggttggggtttagggttaggtagggttatatttaaggtttaggtaaaggttggggtttagggttgatttaaggttagaggaagggttagggttaaggttggggtttagggttgatttaagggttagggttaaggttggggtttagggttaggtagggttatatttaaggtttaggtaaaggttggggtttagggttgatttaaggttagaggaagggttagatttaagggttagggttaaggttggggtttagggttagatttaaggttagggttaaggttggggtttagggttagatttaaggttagggttaaggttggggtttagggttagatttaagggttagggttaaggttggggtttagggttagatttaaggttagggttaagattggggttTAGGTTAAAGTTTTCAGAGGTTAAAGGATTCAGAGTTGATTaaaggtttagggttggggttagatttagggttgattcagggttaaggttaagggttagaTGCAGGGTTaacagacagtcatttacaaCAGACAGTCATTCATGACCATCCAAGTAAAAGTGTTACCCAACATTTGTGAAAGTAACAAATACGTGTGTGTAGGAAGCATGTAAAGCGTTCATTTTCAGACTACGCTACTGTATAAAAATCCAAGGCGATCTCAGCGTGAGTTATGACGTTTCTTTAAAATGAACATAATGCACGTGTAGATAAAACACAGCACAGTGAGAGAAAGACGAGAACTAAGAAAGGGTTCAAACTTTTTTGCGTTCACTTTTGGGGGTGTGTGCAATAGGGCTGGGTGATTGAGCCATGTACGCTGTAGTGGGACATTTTTCCAGAAAGGGGGCGCTGTTAGCATGCAGTCTGCTTTGGTCTGCATTATTTAAAAGTCACGTTACAGTGGTGAACCTGCAGGAGCTCACAGTAGGTCCAGAAACAGACaatgagagggggggggggtgtcattTTAGATATGCTCAGGAGCGCTCTCTAGTGTCTGAACAAATCAGAGGACATTTTAAGGGATAACTCTCCTGGCCTAtgaaattattttataataataatgcaataatgTTTTCTGCTAGTTTATGATGATTTGGATGAAGACCCCCTCTGATATGTGGAGCCAGaaatgatagatgacagggttgaAAGGGAGGTGACGGTGGTAGAGGGTTGCGCTGACCTAAAGAGGTGGAACAAGGAAGAGGTGGAATGTATAGGACGTTAGATttaggaggaggggcttcaggcatgttccttctcccaaaattgaGTCATTTCATAACTCCCTTATTGTGATGATCAATCACACTCGCAGAAATAACGGTTcttcacatggttctttgagaaaGCGCCACTTTGGTTGCATAATGAACCAGGTGTATGATAGGGATGTGTGATGAACCTATGTAGGGAcgtcccaatcaggttatttaACCCCCGATTttatgctgagtatcagccgatgcCGATCCGATCTGATTTTTGAGTTTGTGtaaataatccagctccacagcttagatcagacgagctgctgattaatgggttcagtaaaatccctttattttcagtatcagtttctataatcagacattctggactgactggtttagtttagtcgagacttttcttaaaatcactgttttatagtgtttaatatctgataatccagtctgatctcctccctgaccaatcagctcccagctcctttacaacactgcagtctgatcacctcctgtgtgtgtgtgtgtgtagtggtacacactctggactggtatctgtggttgttgttggtctactggtgtgtaataactggtgtatagtgggtgaatgtgctgtgtgtgtgatttgggtttctattagcattagcattagcctcccctagtttctgaatgggttcttcagtgctggtttataaacagagaaaggcgagcgagc
It includes:
- the abt1 gene encoding activator of basal transcription 1: MADREGSIVDMEEGINDRVEDEELTEEEEDSLEQKEVKGSNPENGGDDNDDDDDDEDEEKLDNDSKGKTVKGKEKKCVPGIVYLGHIPPRLRPKHVRNMLAVYGEIGRIFLQSEDHSIKRRKRKAGSNGKNFVEGWVEFRDKRVAKRVAASLHNTPMTNRKRSQFISDLWSIKYLHRFQWCHLSERLAYEQTVYHQRMRTEISQAKRETNFYLASVEKSQTLDRLRKKKQKKGQAMNEKNWDFTQRQTEDEMRLDRMKKKALSKKSLQKAQEKSKAIQEKAQSNVSLLAKIFSSGRSQE